A DNA window from Aminiphilus circumscriptus DSM 16581 contains the following coding sequences:
- a CDS encoding cell division protein FtsX, giving the protein MGTFRYILRDTNRLLFRHWGLSLLTLFTAVAVFFLVGSSALFMLNTRYLVARVESELLVQAYVKSEAQLQTVADKAHKIPGVASVRWVTTAEAMERLKARLKGHAQALTILGENPLPPSLEIGLVRAVAAPSVARELLAMPEVDDVIYAGGLADKLARVSRFATRFSMFVLVIAVTASALVLFNTIRISIYSRRDEIGVMLLVGATPTFVALPFVLQGMLLGMGGALGASLLIGGGYEALVQGVEATLPFVQLFRDSSMLLRLGLILLGGGITVGWISSWMAVERFIRRALRPM; this is encoded by the coding sequence ATGGGGACTTTTAGGTACATTCTTCGCGACACGAACAGACTGCTCTTCCGTCACTGGGGACTCTCGCTGCTCACGCTCTTCACCGCCGTGGCGGTGTTCTTTCTCGTCGGCAGCAGCGCACTGTTCATGCTGAACACCCGCTATCTCGTGGCGAGAGTGGAGAGCGAACTCCTCGTGCAGGCCTATGTCAAGAGCGAGGCGCAGCTCCAGACCGTGGCCGACAAGGCCCACAAGATTCCCGGAGTCGCCTCTGTCCGGTGGGTCACCACGGCGGAAGCCATGGAGCGACTCAAGGCACGTCTCAAGGGACATGCCCAGGCCCTTACCATCCTGGGGGAGAATCCCCTTCCGCCAAGCCTGGAGATCGGGCTCGTCCGGGCGGTCGCGGCACCTTCCGTGGCTCGGGAACTCCTCGCCATGCCCGAAGTGGATGACGTGATCTACGCGGGAGGTCTGGCGGACAAGCTTGCCCGGGTCTCCCGATTTGCCACGCGATTCTCCATGTTCGTCCTCGTCATTGCCGTCACGGCAAGCGCCCTGGTGCTCTTCAACACCATCCGCATCTCCATCTACTCCAGGCGGGACGAGATCGGGGTCATGCTCCTCGTGGGGGCCACTCCCACCTTCGTGGCGCTGCCCTTCGTCCTCCAGGGCATGCTCCTCGGCATGGGGGGAGCTCTCGGCGCGTCGCTCCTCATCGGAGGAGGCTACGAGGCCCTCGTGCAGGGAGTAGAGGCCACGCTTCCCTTCGTGCAGCTCTTTCGGGACTCCTCCATGCTCCTCCGGCTGGGACTCATCCTCCTCGGAGGAGGTATCACGGTGGGATGGATCAGCAGTTGGATGGCCGTGGAGCGCTTCATCCGCCGGGCGCTTCGGCCGATGTAG
- a CDS encoding adenylosuccinate synthase, whose protein sequence is MPGKAEVIIGAQWGDEGKGRVVDALADRVDLVVRYQGGANAGHTVIVGKDKYIFHLLPSGMLYTGKTCVIGNGVVVDPGQLLTELKDLQDKGKDRARLVVSGAAHVVMPYHKVLDEAEERLRGKGRKIGTTHRGIGPCYADKVNRIGIRVEDLLDAEVLRMKLRQNLELKNLYLSRVCGVDPLPFDDLFRTAFDWGKSIAPYVGDASRVVNEALDAGKGVLFEGAQGTLLDMDHGTYPYVTASTPVSAGACTGSGVSPTRIDRVLGVVKAYCTRVGEGPFPTENKGEIGERLREKGSEYGATTGRPRRCGWLDLVALRYAARVNGLTGMALTKLDVLTGLDEIQVAVGYELDGEVTEHFPGGGHRLDRVVPVYRSLPGWKEEIGGCRKVEDLPENARNYVRFLEDFSGVKALLIGVGPAREETILQGL, encoded by the coding sequence ATGCCTGGAAAAGCGGAGGTCATCATTGGTGCCCAGTGGGGCGACGAGGGAAAGGGGCGCGTGGTGGACGCCCTGGCGGATCGGGTGGACCTGGTAGTCCGTTATCAGGGAGGAGCCAATGCGGGCCATACGGTCATCGTCGGGAAGGATAAATACATCTTCCACCTTCTTCCGTCGGGCATGCTCTACACGGGCAAGACCTGCGTGATCGGCAACGGCGTTGTGGTCGATCCTGGGCAGCTTCTGACGGAACTCAAGGACCTGCAGGACAAGGGGAAAGACCGGGCTCGTCTCGTGGTGAGCGGTGCCGCCCACGTGGTCATGCCCTATCACAAGGTGCTCGACGAGGCGGAGGAGCGTCTCCGTGGAAAAGGGCGCAAGATCGGCACCACCCACCGGGGCATCGGCCCCTGTTACGCCGACAAAGTCAACCGCATCGGCATCCGCGTGGAGGATCTCCTCGACGCGGAGGTGCTCCGGATGAAACTGCGCCAGAACCTCGAACTGAAGAACCTCTACCTGTCCAGAGTCTGCGGTGTCGATCCGCTCCCCTTCGACGACCTCTTTCGCACCGCTTTCGATTGGGGGAAATCCATCGCCCCCTACGTGGGCGATGCCTCCAGGGTCGTCAACGAGGCGTTGGACGCGGGAAAGGGTGTGCTCTTCGAGGGAGCCCAGGGAACCCTCCTCGACATGGACCACGGGACCTATCCCTATGTGACCGCCTCCACCCCCGTATCCGCCGGTGCCTGCACGGGAAGCGGCGTCAGCCCCACCCGGATCGACAGGGTTCTCGGCGTCGTCAAGGCCTACTGTACACGCGTTGGCGAGGGACCTTTTCCCACGGAGAACAAGGGAGAGATCGGAGAACGCCTCCGGGAAAAGGGGAGCGAGTACGGTGCCACCACGGGACGTCCGCGCCGTTGCGGATGGCTCGATCTCGTGGCCCTGCGCTATGCGGCCCGCGTGAACGGTCTCACGGGCATGGCGCTCACCAAACTCGACGTTCTCACCGGGCTCGATGAAATCCAGGTTGCCGTCGGATATGAGCTGGACGGCGAGGTCACGGAACACTTCCCCGGGGGCGGTCATCGCCTCGACAGGGTTGTTCCCGTCTACCGTTCCCTGCCGGGATGGAAAGAGGAGATCGGCGGATGCCGGAAGGTGGAGGACCTTCCCGAGAACGCCAGGAACTATGTGCGCTTCCTGGAGGACTTTTCCGGCGTGAAGGCGCTGCTCATCGGTGTCGGACCCGCCCGGGAGGAGACCATCCTCCAGGGACTTTAG
- a CDS encoding divergent polysaccharide deacetylase family protein gives MRRRRHFGALPDGRAGNMQLAWLGVLFIFALGLGFLGAAWLSGRFPREERFPEQGLPLAEQARVSPVPFAVVSGDGKDSVSPAVPVPTPQAQTHGSLTSEPEDSRYAPVVEDMPDGVLVVPGKKPMVGIVVDDFGYNGAMAREFAELEIPLTWSIIPGAGGTEKARKIADEKNIPYMIHLPMQAVTDVKGSRLYKESWIQEGMTPEEIRSAVLRSLEELPDAVALNNHRGSLSTASAELMGPLMDVLQEKGIPFVDSRTIGNSVAFATARARGLPVLYNSIFLDHEVDDKFMRKQMNRAISIAERRGWVVVICHIRPHTLTYLKSLASEKFDTVEFVTIPKLFGAVKPLGKAGAVE, from the coding sequence ATGAGAAGACGACGGCATTTCGGAGCTCTTCCGGATGGACGGGCAGGCAATATGCAGCTCGCGTGGCTCGGAGTGCTCTTCATATTTGCGCTCGGACTGGGATTTCTCGGTGCGGCCTGGCTCTCGGGACGTTTCCCCCGGGAGGAGCGGTTCCCGGAGCAGGGGCTGCCTCTTGCGGAGCAGGCTCGCGTGTCGCCGGTTCCTTTTGCCGTCGTGTCCGGGGACGGAAAGGACAGCGTTTCACCGGCGGTGCCCGTGCCGACGCCCCAGGCGCAGACCCACGGATCCCTCACCTCCGAACCCGAGGACAGCCGCTACGCGCCCGTTGTGGAGGACATGCCCGACGGCGTGCTCGTCGTTCCCGGCAAGAAACCCATGGTGGGCATCGTCGTGGACGACTTCGGCTACAACGGCGCCATGGCTCGGGAGTTTGCCGAACTGGAGATTCCGCTCACCTGGTCCATCATTCCCGGGGCGGGCGGAACGGAAAAAGCGCGGAAGATCGCGGACGAAAAGAACATTCCCTACATGATCCACCTGCCCATGCAGGCCGTGACGGACGTCAAGGGGTCCCGGCTCTACAAGGAGAGCTGGATCCAGGAGGGAATGACCCCCGAGGAGATCCGGAGTGCCGTGCTGCGTTCTCTGGAGGAGCTTCCCGACGCGGTGGCCCTCAACAATCACCGCGGGTCTCTCTCCACCGCCTCCGCGGAACTTATGGGACCGCTCATGGATGTGTTGCAGGAGAAGGGGATTCCCTTCGTGGACAGTCGTACCATCGGCAATTCCGTTGCCTTCGCCACAGCTCGCGCCCGTGGTCTTCCCGTCCTCTACAACAGCATTTTTCTCGATCACGAGGTGGACGACAAATTCATGCGGAAGCAGATGAACAGGGCAATTTCCATCGCCGAGAGAAGAGGATGGGTGGTCGTCATCTGCCATATTCGCCCCCACACTCTGACCTATCTGAAGAGTCTGGCTTCCGAGAAATTCGATACCGTGGAGTTCGTCACGATTCCGAAGCTCTTCGGGGCAGTGAAACCCCTGGGGAAGGCCGGCGCTGTGGAATAG
- a CDS encoding cell division ATP-binding protein FtsE gives MDVRISGVTKLYEPDILALDGVYLTVPKGEFLYLVGQTGSGKTTLLRLITREVMPTKGQIAVGEYNLRKMSAFDLALYRRDLGVVFQDFKLLPHLTAMENVAFVLDVIGVPPAEVKERTGEVLERVGMWRRRFLRPPQLSGGEQQRIAIARAVVNAPSLLVADEPTGNLDTHTAEEIMRLLLSINASGTTVLMATHNQFLVDAYRQRVLELHMGRVVRDEKRGRYELDGDF, from the coding sequence ATGGATGTTCGCATTTCGGGAGTGACGAAACTGTACGAGCCCGACATTCTGGCCCTGGATGGCGTGTATCTCACGGTCCCGAAGGGGGAGTTCCTCTACCTTGTGGGACAGACGGGATCGGGAAAGACGACACTCCTTCGTCTCATCACGCGGGAAGTCATGCCCACCAAAGGACAGATCGCGGTGGGGGAATATAACCTCAGGAAGATGAGCGCCTTCGATCTGGCCCTCTACCGGCGGGATCTGGGGGTGGTCTTCCAGGACTTCAAGCTCCTGCCGCATCTCACAGCCATGGAAAACGTGGCCTTCGTGCTCGATGTGATCGGCGTTCCTCCCGCAGAGGTGAAGGAACGGACGGGAGAGGTGCTGGAGCGAGTCGGCATGTGGCGCCGCCGTTTCCTTCGTCCTCCGCAGCTCTCCGGGGGCGAACAGCAGCGCATCGCCATTGCAAGGGCTGTCGTGAACGCTCCGAGCCTTCTCGTGGCGGACGAGCCCACGGGAAACCTCGATACGCACACCGCGGAAGAGATCATGCGACTCCTGCTCTCCATCAATGCCTCGGGAACGACGGTCCTCATGGCGACGCACAACCAGTTTCTTGTCGATGCCTACCGACAGCGGGTGTTGGAACTGCACATGGGACGGGTGGTCCGGGATGAGAAGCGGGGGAGGTACGAGCTGGATGGGGACTTTTAG
- a CDS encoding S41 family peptidase has translation MWKRMRDLLGGFVLGGVLVGVLVGASAQNMDLAQIVPFRAQSLWLMKQARAILETYQVDGETPVSEDVLVQGAIKGMVAAWGDPYTRYVDPKQLKEEEIEMEGEYGGLGIYIGQRDGRTLVISPIEGTPADRVGLKPKDEIVKIGDEVIMGWDQDQVVKNLRGAPNTSVTVWVRREGEDQLLRFDIVREIIKIKSVRSEILSDDLAYIRLVHFNQKTTEELRNALEQTRQSKARGIILDLRNNPGGLLNTAVEVADMFLDGGLVVGMKGRVARANDELFARPGVRTHLPLVVLINEGSASASEIVAGALKDRGRAKVVGQKSFGKGSVQTLFPLPDGSGVYVTIARYYNPSGRVIDHVGLEPDILVEGEMDRDHDKDEQLKRAVEELKALLSAR, from the coding sequence ATGTGGAAGCGGATGCGGGATCTGCTCGGAGGCTTCGTGCTCGGCGGAGTGTTGGTGGGAGTCCTCGTGGGGGCCTCCGCCCAGAATATGGATCTAGCCCAGATAGTTCCCTTCAGGGCGCAGTCCCTGTGGTTGATGAAGCAGGCCCGGGCGATTCTCGAGACCTATCAGGTGGACGGAGAGACGCCCGTGTCGGAGGATGTCCTCGTCCAGGGCGCCATCAAGGGCATGGTCGCCGCCTGGGGCGATCCCTACACCCGGTACGTTGACCCCAAGCAGCTCAAGGAAGAGGAAATCGAGATGGAGGGGGAGTATGGTGGCCTCGGCATCTACATCGGCCAGCGGGATGGCCGGACCCTCGTCATCAGCCCCATCGAGGGAACGCCCGCGGACCGGGTGGGCTTGAAGCCCAAGGACGAGATCGTCAAGATCGGCGACGAGGTCATCATGGGGTGGGACCAGGACCAGGTGGTGAAAAACCTCCGGGGTGCGCCGAACACTTCCGTGACGGTATGGGTCCGCCGGGAGGGAGAGGATCAGCTTCTCCGGTTCGACATCGTGAGGGAGATCATCAAGATCAAGTCCGTCCGTTCGGAGATTCTCTCGGACGACCTTGCCTACATACGTCTGGTGCATTTCAACCAGAAGACCACGGAGGAGCTGCGAAACGCTCTCGAACAGACCCGGCAGAGCAAAGCGCGCGGAATCATCCTGGACCTCCGTAACAACCCGGGAGGACTTCTCAATACGGCGGTGGAGGTGGCGGACATGTTCCTCGACGGCGGTCTTGTGGTGGGCATGAAGGGGCGTGTCGCGCGCGCCAACGACGAACTTTTCGCCCGTCCAGGCGTGCGCACCCACCTGCCTCTGGTAGTGCTCATCAACGAAGGGAGCGCCAGCGCCTCGGAGATCGTGGCGGGAGCCCTCAAGGACCGGGGGCGGGCCAAAGTCGTGGGACAGAAGAGCTTTGGAAAGGGATCGGTGCAGACGCTCTTCCCTCTTCCCGATGGTTCCGGTGTGTATGTCACCATCGCCCGCTACTACAATCCCTCGGGGCGCGTCATTGACCACGTGGGGCTCGAACCGGACATCCTGGTGGAAGGCGAAATGGATCGGGACCACGATAAGGACGAACAGCTCAAGCGCGCCGTGGAGGAACTGAAGGCACTCCTTTCCGCACGCTGA
- a CDS encoding murein hydrolase activator EnvC family protein, whose amino-acid sequence MRKPLIPSDGRTTNPQRCFAGNLRGPGETACGIRCVVAFLAFLLLCLSLPGNFCFAETESLAELERRIGVEEKRLEIIQRQLDFHQRKIKETAGKERDLLAELGKLTEDIGVAQQKISVLQLKQSRVQERLNQLNTQIEATVTRLETIRKLLRERVVALYKYGGMVELDLLFAASSTHEAMTTAYLLNRMTEEDKRLFEEAAARKKLLDTSREEVLRQKEILAAQRAAAEQERKRLAAAVKKRNEFLQDVRASKGSLEAAAKDLAREQQEIEQVIRRLLVERQRLAEKKRREEAERTGRTDTLLVRPSGPLSWPHRGQITSSFGIRQHPIFRTRIMHTGIDIDGRDGDPVQAAAAGEVLYAGWLKGYGQVIILDHGGDLSTVYAHLSRMHVEEGARVTKGQVIGRVGSTGVATGSHLHFEVRVNGEAKNPMRYLGR is encoded by the coding sequence GTGCGGAAACCCCTGATCCCTTCCGATGGAAGGACGACGAACCCCCAGAGATGTTTCGCGGGAAATTTGCGCGGTCCCGGAGAGACGGCCTGCGGCATCCGTTGTGTGGTGGCTTTCCTGGCGTTTCTGCTTCTCTGTCTGTCCCTGCCTGGAAATTTTTGCTTTGCCGAGACGGAGTCCCTCGCCGAACTGGAACGGCGCATCGGCGTTGAGGAGAAGCGCCTCGAAATCATCCAGAGGCAGCTCGATTTCCACCAGCGCAAGATCAAGGAGACCGCGGGAAAAGAACGGGATCTTCTGGCGGAACTCGGCAAGCTCACCGAGGACATCGGGGTGGCCCAGCAGAAGATCTCCGTCCTGCAACTCAAGCAGAGCCGGGTTCAGGAACGACTCAACCAGCTGAACACGCAGATCGAGGCGACCGTCACCCGTCTCGAAACAATCCGGAAACTTCTTCGGGAGCGCGTTGTGGCGCTCTACAAGTACGGAGGCATGGTGGAACTGGACCTTCTCTTCGCCGCGTCCTCCACCCACGAGGCCATGACCACCGCCTATCTCTTGAACCGGATGACCGAGGAGGACAAGCGCCTCTTCGAGGAGGCGGCGGCCCGCAAGAAACTTCTCGATACGTCCCGGGAGGAAGTGCTTCGCCAGAAGGAGATTCTCGCCGCTCAGCGGGCCGCGGCGGAACAGGAGCGGAAACGTCTCGCCGCGGCGGTGAAGAAACGAAACGAATTCCTTCAGGATGTTCGCGCCTCCAAGGGGTCACTCGAAGCCGCGGCGAAAGATCTGGCCCGGGAACAGCAGGAGATCGAACAGGTCATCCGGAGACTTCTCGTGGAGCGCCAGCGCCTGGCGGAAAAGAAGCGACGGGAAGAGGCGGAGAGGACGGGGCGGACGGATACGCTCCTCGTACGTCCGTCGGGGCCCCTTTCCTGGCCGCATCGGGGACAGATTACCAGTTCCTTCGGTATCCGGCAGCACCCTATCTTCCGGACGCGCATCATGCACACCGGCATCGACATCGACGGACGGGACGGAGATCCCGTGCAGGCCGCCGCCGCGGGAGAAGTCCTCTACGCGGGGTGGCTCAAGGGGTATGGCCAGGTGATCATCCTGGATCATGGCGGCGATCTCTCCACGGTGTATGCCCATCTTTCCCGGATGCACGTGGAGGAGGGAGCGCGGGTGACCAAGGGACAGGTGATCGGCCGCGTTGGCAGCACGGGCGTCGCCACGGGGAGTCACCTCCACTTCGAGGTTCGCGTGAACGGCGAAGCGAAGAATCCCATGCGCTATCTGGGGCGGTGA
- a CDS encoding GNAT family N-acetyltransferase, whose product MYLGNVTFLGEKDIEAIVRVETACFPSPWPRSIFVMDLGNSPSRRLLGEPKGAVYVGVFSRETLWGYGACRWEKQVLSVMRLAVLPEARRCGFASQLLLAMCVLGEEAKCRRVRLEVRESNDGARAFYRLWGFFATDRQKGYYAESGEDALVLEAALPLVFSDEEDASLP is encoded by the coding sequence ATGTATCTGGGGAACGTGACATTTCTCGGAGAGAAAGACATCGAGGCCATCGTGAGAGTGGAGACGGCATGTTTTCCCTCTCCGTGGCCTCGTTCCATTTTCGTCATGGATCTGGGAAACTCTCCCTCGCGCCGCCTCCTCGGAGAACCCAAGGGGGCGGTCTATGTGGGCGTCTTCTCTCGGGAGACGCTGTGGGGGTACGGTGCCTGCCGTTGGGAAAAACAGGTTCTCTCCGTCATGCGCCTCGCCGTTCTGCCCGAAGCAAGGCGCTGCGGTTTCGCCTCGCAGCTTCTCCTCGCCATGTGCGTTCTCGGAGAGGAAGCGAAGTGTCGGAGAGTCCGCCTGGAGGTCCGGGAGTCGAACGACGGCGCCCGCGCCTTCTACCGACTCTGGGGGTTTTTCGCCACGGATCGGCAGAAAGGGTATTACGCCGAATCCGGCGAGGATGCCCTCGTTCTCGAAGCGGCCCTTCCCCTCGTGTTCTCGGACGAGGAAGATGCTTCTCTTCCGTGA